The Treponema succinifaciens DSM 2489 region CTGCATTCAAAAAGCAGTTAAAGACGGTTCTTTAAAGCCTGAAGAATCGCTTGAACTTGTGCGCAGAATGGACAGTGTAATTGGCTTGAACCTTGTAAAATCTGCCGCGGATTTTCTTGCTGAACAGGAAAAAGAGAAAAAAGCTTCCGTTCCAGACCATTCAGGAGATCCAGAGGCACAGGAAATTGACGCGCTTGTGGCAGAAAGAGTTGAAGCAAAAAAAGCAAAGAACTTTGCAAGAGCTGATGAAATCCGCAACATGCTTTCATCCCGCGGAATCATTATAACAGACACTCCAAATGGAGCAGTTTGGAAGCGTTCTTAAAAAAACAGAAAAAAATGTAACTAAACAGGACTTATTGTGTTTTCTTTTAATAAAAGCGAATCAGGCTCGATAAATTGCGCGGATTCAAAGGACTTTAGAAAATTATACGACTCTGCAATGGAACTTTTGTTCAAAGTTTCGTTTAAAATTGTAGAAGATGAAGAAGCCGCAGAAGATTTGGTTCACGACTCATTTATAAAGGCAAACGAAAAAGCAATGGTTTTTCCCTCTATAAATGACGCAGTTTTCTGGCTAATCAGAGTTGTAAAAAACGCTTCGCTGAATTATGCAAAACGAAAAGTCAGAGAGGCGAACGCTTACCACAAGGCGCTTTACGAAGGCCGTCAGCAAATGGAAAGCGGCGAAACAGAGCTTTTAAAAAAGGAAGCAAAAAAAATTGCCCTAGAAGCCTTAAATAAGCTTCCTGACAATTTAAAAGAAGTGCTTATTCTAAAAGAATATGCTGATATGAACTACAAGGAGATTGGCCGCCAGCTCGGAATCACAGAGGGGAATGTAAAGGTGCGGGTTTTTCGGGCAAAGGCACAATTACTAAAATTGATAGGAGAAGAAGATGTTTACTTGTCCTGAAGATGACATTCATTCTATCTATGCAGACGGAGAACTTCCCAAGAATTATGTCGCAGAATACGAAGCGCACGTAAATTCCTGTCCCAAATGTTCCGCCAAGCTAAAAAAATTCCTTGCGCTTAATTCAGTTTTTGCTGAAGACAAAGAATCCTTTCATTTTTCAAAGGATGATTTTGACTCAAGTTTTCAAAGGCTTGAAGCACGGCTTTCTTACAAAAAAGTTACTCAGGCAGGAAAAAATACGTTTAAATTTCCAAAGCCAAGCAGCGGCATAAAATATTTCGCAGCTGGAATTGCAGCGGCT contains the following coding sequences:
- a CDS encoding RNA polymerase sigma factor, encoding MFSFNKSESGSINCADSKDFRKLYDSAMELLFKVSFKIVEDEEAAEDLVHDSFIKANEKAMVFPSINDAVFWLIRVVKNASLNYAKRKVREANAYHKALYEGRQQMESGETELLKKEAKKIALEALNKLPDNLKEVLILKEYADMNYKEIGRQLGITEGNVKVRVFRAKAQLLKLIGEEDVYLS